A genomic stretch from Helianthus annuus cultivar XRQ/B chromosome 1, HanXRQr2.0-SUNRISE, whole genome shotgun sequence includes:
- the LOC110936998 gene encoding uncharacterized protein LOC110936998 encodes MNNCVAYGTIHLSTGKQSIHGVPLQDNCYRVSIDKVVKEAAFLPVESCEVKTVGDALNTFVAWPKYLVKTSQKIPNLSSIQTQNSTTQVAKKQKICFTTLDGIKKQGARRTRKTL; translated from the exons ATGAACAACTGTGTGGCTTATGGTACAATTCATTTGTCAACGGGAAAACAAAGCATTCATGGAGTTCCACTACAAGATAATTGCTATAGAGTTTCTATTGATAAAGTTGTAAAAGAAGCAGCATTTTTACCGGTAGAATCATGTGAGGTCAAAACAGTTGGGGATGCACTAAATACTTTTGTTGCTTGGCCAAAATACCTTGTCAAAACTAGCCAAAAG ATACCAAATCTATCAAGCATTCAAACACAAAACTCTACAACTCAAGTCGCTAAAAAGCAAAAGATATGTTTTACAACGCTAGATGGCATCAAAAAACAGGGAGCAAGAAGAACAAGAAAAACACTTTAA
- the LOC110908708 gene encoding uncharacterized protein LOC110908708 codes for MEVEEEIMEVEEESDFSDRDLTGESESDFSDMDLTAHKTKTPKRGLTRLPKMRTAFTNSGGKKHKVTFDELEKFSGEYRSEFSSFLGDLVREYVGFRFLAWKTVPTEVKDKLWEEITRFYDIDAYRRRFVMTRLGDLLRNFRRKVYAGYIVPNLGKPKKLARIPKRYRSMVEQTDWDKFVTYTQSDEFKDVSNKRKTARSKYVYEHHLGRGGYAYLRDKLVQNNELSVDEIPSRALMWRKARENKNGEYKNVDVKDIAKKIIDTETQIKDGSVNLDPGTDALTLVFGKEKGGYLKCVGYRVTSSRYWQSPRTKGSSKERIAQLEFQLHNERLERGKKDEQIKTLSMQMAETNNTLNQVLAHLAAQGQTVQICSLSADKMSQTQVNSLDKHDGSKHKANATASKIVQKEMAPTVKSMNNSTGSKDNTNVTTSNISSKVVQTEVTSHANTSKMAQKEMITENVKTRKKDVLSTQETSLLGTSSQLESQENIHNTHSTNVLEVCVTKYIFILILTLRC; via the exons ATGGAAGTTGAAGAAGAAATCATGGAAGTTGAAGAAGAAAGCGATTTCTCGGATAGGGATTTGACAGGTGAATCTGAAAGCGATTTCTCGGATATGGATTTGACAGCACACAAAACAAAAACACCGAAGAGGGGGTTGACCAGGTTACCAAAAATGCGAACAGCATTTACAAACTCGGGTGGAAAAAAACACAAAGTTACATTTGATGAATTGGAGAAGTTTTCTGGGGAATATAGATCAGAATTTTCTAGTTTTTTGGGAGACCTAGTAAGAGAATATGTCGGATTTAGGTTTTTAGCGTGGAAAACAGTGCCAACAGAAGTAAAGGATAAATTGTGGGAGGAAATAACG CGTTTTTATGACATTGATGCATATCGCAGGCGTTTTGTAATGACTCGGCTTGGTGACCTGCTTCGAAATTTTAGAAGAAAAGTGTATGCGGGATACATAGTACCTAACTTAGGTAAACCAAAGAAACTTGCACGAATTCCTAAGAGGTATCGTTCAATGGTGGAGCAAACAGACTGGGACAAGTTTGTAACATATACACAATCAGACGAGTTTAAG GATGTGTCAAATAAGAGAAAAACAGCACGATCAAAATATGTTTATGAACATCACTTGGGACGAGGAGGGTATGCTTATCTAAGAGACAAACTG GTACAAAATAACGAACTTTCAGTTGATGAGATCCCCTCTCGTGCTTTAATGTGGAGGAAAGCAAGGGAAAACAAAAACGGAGAATACAAGAATGTTGATGTAAAAGACATAGCTAAAAAAATA ATTGACACTGAAACGCAAATTAAAGATGGATCCGTGAACCTTGATCCGGGCACGGATGCACTCACATTAGTATTTGGCAAAGAAAAAGGTGGGTATTTAAAATGTGTTGGTTATAGAGTGACTTCTAGTAGATATTGGCAGAGTCCTCGAACAAAAGGATCATCAAAAGAACGAATTGCACAACTAGAGTTTCAACTACATAACGAGAGACTTGAGCGTGGGAAAAAAGATGAACAAATTAAGACCCTTTCGATGCAGATGGCAGAAACAAATAACACACTTAATCAAGTTTTAGCTCATCTGGCTGCACAAGGACAAACTGTACAAATATGTTCATTATCTGCAGACAAAATGTCACAAACACAA GTAAATTCTTTGGATAAACATGACGGATCAAAGCATAAGGCCAATGCTACCGCATCTAAAATAGTGCAAAAAGAAATGGCACCAACG GTAAAATCTATGAACAATAGTACTGGATCAAAGGACAATACTAATGTTACCACATCTAACATATCAAGTAAAGTAGTGCAAACAGAAGTCACTTCTCATGCTAACACTTCTAAAATGGCGCAAAAAGAAATGATAACG GAAAAtgtgaaaactagaaaaaaaGATGTTTTGTCTACGCAAGAGACTTCACTTCTTGGGACATCATCGCAGTTGGAATCACAAGAAAATATACATAATACACATTCAACAAATGTCCTAGAGGTATGTGTTACGAAATACATATTTATATTGATTTTAACCTTAAGATgttaa